GATAACTAGACTACCACCAAGATTGATAGGAATACGAATTGTCGTGCTCACAACATAGCTCACTAGGCCAATACCACCAATTCAATTGGCAAGTTTCCCATAGATTTGTATCCATTGTTAGAGAGTTTTTGTGGCCTCCTTTTTGACAGGCTGTGTATTTTTcagttgtatttgtttttctgttttgtactCCATTTAcaatctcataaaaaaaaaaaaaataataaaaaaaaaaaaattgtgattggtCAGTCCTGCAACATCCAAaatcaattgtttttctttttcctaataaaGCATAAAGATATTTAATTTATCATATGGAAATGTGTACTTCCGGTGACCCTTTTACATTTTTATGAATAGAAGTTTACTCATGAAAAGAATTATCATGAATAATTTATGTCAATCAGTGCAGACAAAGTAACAAGAAAGTAGACTTGAATACAAGATCAGtgacaaaataacataatgaaCAAGCATGCAAAATCCACATAAAAATATGTTGATTAGGATGGGGAAAGGGGAACTTACATTAATAGGAGCCATAGGCGCGTGCAACTTAGAGCTTGGTGGAACTCTTTAGTGCACTCCAAGATTTTACTTGTCCACCATATACGGCCACCTTTCCCCATTATATTATCCCGGAAGGTGAATAATGCACTCAACAAACTCTAAAGAAACCCAACTTCAACTCTCATCTTTAGACCCCAGTTTTTCAGCCTGTTTTTGGAAGGAGGACAACCAAATCACATGAATATGAAGTGCATTTTGAGAAGAACCTGAAGCTAGCCTAGCTTTGTGTGAACTAAAAACTTTCTTGAAGgtcaaaaaactaaaattagatAATGAAATGATAATGAGTATGCCAGGGTATTTATGACCCTCCAATGAATTAAGAAAGAGGGCAAAATCACCAACAAACTCCAATCAACATCCACCAGGGTTTCCCTTCTCTGGATGACATTAAAAAAATCCAATCATTTAAACGGAAGTCATCTATCAaaatatttatctataaaaagACAATTGAAACTCTTACCAGAACCGGGTGATTGTGATCCAGAGATTACATGCACCTTTATCCGAATAATTTCCTTTCTCCCACTCTCGTCTcctctgtttaatttttttgtggcaaagggaaaaaaatagagaattcTTGCCTGACTTTCACTTCAAACTAACAAAACAGATCATACTTTCCAAGATTTTGTATATCTCTTCTGTTCTGTAATGTGATTTATCAGCAGAATAAAACTGATAAACTTGGTTGTCAACCTCAATCCAACTGCAACCGGGAGTTTTATAGGCATTCTGCTCCTTCAACATCTTCCTCACCTTCCGTACCTCATCCCACTTCCCCAACTCCCCATGTATATTCGCCAGCATTATGCCATAACTACCATTGTTTGGATCAATCTCAATCAATTTTCTGACTGTGAATTCTGCCAAATCAGAACGACCATGAATCTTACATCCATTAAGCAAAGAACCCCAAACAACCTCATCAGGTTCCATACTCATTCCCCTCACAACTTCCAAGGCCTCTTCAAATTGACCTGCCCGACCAAGAAGGTCTATCAAGCACCCATAGTGTTCAATTTTGGGTTCAATTCTACAACCATTAGTCATCATCTCAAAATAAGAAAGACCTTTTTCTACCAATCCTCCATGAGTACAAGCATTCAACAAACCAACAAATGTAACCTCATCAGGTTTCATACCATCTGCACATTGCATCATCTCCTCAAATGTGCTGATTGCACTCTCGCTTTGGCCATGGAGAGCAAAAGAATTGATCATGGAATTCCACGAGGTCAAGCTTTTCTTGGGAGTCATGTCAAAAACCCTTCTTGCTTTTTTCAAGTTCCCACATTTCCCATACATATCTACTAGAGCGTTTGAGATAAATGTATCTTGATCAACCCTATTTTTGTAAACATAACCATGAATCCATTTACCAAGCTGGAGCATGCCAGTGTGGCCACAAGCTGAGAGCGCACAAACAACTGTAACCTGATTCGGCCTAATACCTTGATGCTGCCCCTCCTGTGAAAGATTGACCATTCTTCTGAAGAGTGAAACTGCTTCAGAGAACAAACCGTTTTGAGTGCACCCTGAAATAACGGCATTCCAAGCCGGAACATCTCTAT
This window of the Corylus avellana chromosome ca5, CavTom2PMs-1.0 genome carries:
- the LOC132182567 gene encoding pentatricopeptide repeat-containing protein At1g33350-like, coding for MNLNEHVLAVLAKCNHLNHLKQLQAFLITLGHNQTQFYAFKLVRFCALSLANIPYARVIFDHLHSPNVYLYTAMITAYASRPDHESAFALYRNMVRRRRPQPNHFVYPHVLKACPQALEPHATKMVHTQILKSGFGQYPVVETALVDSYSRFCSDNRSARQVFDEMYEKNVVSWTAMISGYTRLGEIGNAVSLFEKMPDRDVPAWNAVISGCTQNGLFSEAVSLFRRMVNLSQEGQHQGIRPNQVTVVCALSACGHTGMLQLGKWIHGYVYKNRVDQDTFISNALVDMYGKCGNLKKARRVFDMTPKKSLTSWNSMINSFALHGQSESAISTFEEMMQCADGMKPDEVTFVGLLNACTHGGLVEKGLSYFEMMTNGCRIEPKIEHYGCLIDLLGRAGQFEEALEVVRGMSMEPDEVVWGSLLNGCKIHGRSDLAEFTVRKLIEIDPNNGSYGIMLANIHGELGKWDEVRKVRKMLKEQNAYKTPGCSWIEVDNQVYQFYSADKSHYRTEEIYKILESMICFVSLK